The Amycolatopsis sp. 195334CR genome includes a window with the following:
- a CDS encoding iron-containing alcohol dehydrogenase, translating to MSEFFHLVPQVHYGRGAARLAGDALAGLGVRHVLLVSDPGVVAAGVLDPVLTSLKHAGVACTMFTGVRTNPSEVEVDAAAQAYRDNGCDGFLGAGGGSALDVAKSAAVVVSHGGSIIDFEDGARPVTAPVPPLVQVPTTAGTGSEAVAGAIITDSRRVFKMHVVATPAQVALCDPELTLTLPPGATAAAGIDALAHAIGAYVSAERQPLADAMALYAVSTLSKALPEAVADGSDLDARERMMTGSLSAGISMKGGGAVDHAFAHAVNAMFDVHHGVGVALFLADGMEFNLPHLPDRFAALAGALGAGGSGEAAVAAVRELVAALPIPGLPELGVTEAHVPDLVAKMMADKFHLSLNPVPVSQEDAAAMFTTAVRRGGT from the coding sequence GTGTCTGAGTTCTTCCACCTGGTCCCGCAGGTCCACTATGGACGGGGAGCGGCCCGGCTGGCCGGGGACGCGCTCGCCGGGCTCGGCGTGCGGCACGTGCTCCTGGTGTCCGACCCCGGGGTGGTCGCGGCGGGCGTGCTCGATCCCGTGCTCACCTCGCTTAAGCACGCCGGGGTCGCCTGCACGATGTTCACCGGGGTGCGCACCAATCCGTCCGAAGTGGAGGTCGACGCGGCCGCGCAGGCCTACCGGGACAACGGGTGCGACGGGTTCCTCGGCGCCGGCGGCGGCAGCGCGCTGGACGTGGCGAAGTCGGCCGCGGTGGTGGTCTCGCACGGCGGCAGCATCATCGACTTCGAGGACGGCGCCCGACCGGTCACCGCGCCCGTGCCGCCACTGGTGCAGGTGCCGACCACGGCGGGCACCGGCAGCGAGGCGGTGGCGGGCGCGATCATCACCGACAGCCGCCGCGTGTTCAAGATGCACGTGGTGGCCACGCCGGCGCAGGTGGCGCTGTGCGATCCGGAGCTGACGCTGACCCTGCCGCCCGGCGCGACCGCGGCGGCCGGGATCGACGCGCTGGCCCACGCGATCGGCGCGTACGTCTCGGCCGAGCGCCAGCCGCTCGCGGACGCCATGGCGCTCTACGCCGTCTCGACGCTGTCGAAGGCGTTGCCCGAAGCGGTCGCCGACGGTTCCGACCTCGACGCACGCGAGCGGATGATGACCGGCAGCCTGTCCGCCGGCATCTCGATGAAGGGCGGCGGTGCGGTCGACCACGCCTTCGCGCACGCGGTCAACGCGATGTTCGACGTGCACCACGGGGTCGGCGTCGCGTTGTTCCTGGCCGACGGCATGGAATTCAACCTACCGCACCTGCCGGACCGGTTCGCCGCGCTGGCCGGCGCCCTGGGTGCCGGTGGGTCCGGGGAGGCGGCGGTGGCCGCGGTCCGGGAGCTGGTGGCCGCGCTGCCCATCCCGGGGCTGCCCGAGCTGGGCGTGACCGAAGCACACGTCCCGGATCTGGTGGCGAAGATGATGGCGGACAAGTTCCACCTGTCGCTCAACCCGGTCCCGGTGTCCCAGGAGGACGCCGCGGCGATGTTCACCACGGCCGTGCGACGGGGAGGTACGTGA